A single Longimicrobiales bacterium DNA region contains:
- a CDS encoding ceramidase domain-containing protein, translating into MKSTLWSALAAGLLGTAAFMALSFAPVDWKRWQPATCMPDHCFCEAVRAGPIRQPANTASSLVFLPVAAALFATAATRRRQRPRNGSAGPLLALPVYAAIFAGATLVIGIGSMFYHASLTFRAQTTDVLGMYLIGSFLVLHNAARVWTIRERTAAALYLIGNGALLWMLVAVPEARRYVFGVLVLSAIVLEHAARSRGDIRSRPGYFRGALAMFLLGFGIWTLDITHTVCRPESLLQGHAAWHVASAASLFFIFMYYLSDAAPITGRRS; encoded by the coding sequence GTGAAATCGACGCTGTGGAGCGCGCTCGCGGCCGGTCTTCTCGGGACCGCGGCCTTCATGGCTCTGTCCTTTGCCCCGGTGGACTGGAAGCGGTGGCAGCCGGCGACATGCATGCCGGATCACTGCTTCTGCGAAGCCGTCCGCGCCGGGCCCATACGGCAGCCCGCCAACACGGCCTCCAGTCTGGTGTTTCTCCCCGTAGCCGCGGCCCTCTTCGCCACGGCCGCGACCCGGCGTCGCCAGCGGCCCCGCAACGGCAGCGCGGGACCGCTGCTCGCGCTGCCCGTCTACGCTGCGATCTTCGCCGGCGCAACACTCGTCATCGGCATCGGGTCGATGTTCTATCACGCTTCGCTGACGTTCCGCGCACAGACGACCGATGTGCTCGGCATGTACCTGATCGGATCGTTCCTCGTCCTCCATAACGCCGCACGCGTCTGGACCATCCGTGAGCGCACCGCCGCGGCGCTGTACTTGATCGGCAACGGCGCGCTGCTGTGGATGCTGGTGGCAGTTCCGGAAGCACGCCGCTATGTCTTCGGCGTTCTGGTCCTGTCCGCGATCGTGCTCGAGCACGCGGCACGCTCACGGGGCGACATCCGTTCCCGGCCCGGCTATTTCCGGGGCGCGCTCGCCATGTTTCTTCTCGGGTTCGGAATCTGGACGCTCGACATCACGCACACGGTCTGCCGCCCCGAGAGCTTACTACAGGGCCATGCGGCATGGCATGTTGCGAGCGCGGCCTCGCTGTTCTTCATATTCATGTACTACCTGTCGGACGCAGCTCCAATCACCGGCCGCCGATCGTGA
- a CDS encoding PAS domain S-box protein produces the protein MATRRILIVHDDDVAAAALQATLRRLGYEVAGTTASGGAALTLAASTEPDIVLMRMLLRGELNGGVAATAIRQHLDIPIVFIGTDADSANVTDTGPEEPYGYVVAGCSDRELHAHLELALCRHDRVTTLHQLEGFFDISQDLFCFLDFNGHFRRLNPAWETTLGFTREELMSRPFIEFVHPDDRERTLKQNAAVRGGGRAVHFENRYLCSDGSYRWLLWNAAPRLIERVIYSVARDITARKELEIERARLVGELEASLAEVKTLRDILPICLYCRKIRDDRDYWLTVEHYIAEHTTTRFSHGICPSCMETEVEPQLTEFEGG, from the coding sequence ATGGCCACGCGACGAATTCTGATCGTACACGACGACGATGTCGCTGCCGCAGCGTTGCAGGCGACACTGCGCCGCCTCGGCTACGAGGTTGCCGGGACCACCGCGTCGGGCGGCGCGGCGCTCACGCTGGCGGCCTCGACCGAGCCGGACATCGTCCTGATGCGCATGCTGCTGCGCGGCGAGCTGAACGGTGGAGTTGCGGCGACCGCAATCCGCCAGCACCTCGACATCCCCATCGTCTTCATCGGCACCGATGCCGACAGTGCGAATGTGACCGACACCGGGCCAGAGGAGCCGTATGGCTACGTCGTGGCGGGATGCAGCGATCGGGAGCTCCACGCGCACCTCGAGCTGGCCCTGTGCCGCCACGACCGGGTCACCACGCTTCATCAGCTCGAGGGATTCTTTGACATATCGCAGGACTTGTTCTGCTTCCTCGACTTCAACGGCCACTTCAGACGTCTCAATCCCGCGTGGGAGACGACGCTCGGCTTCACCCGCGAGGAGTTGATGTCGCGGCCGTTCATCGAGTTCGTGCACCCGGACGATCGCGAGCGCACCCTGAAGCAGAACGCAGCTGTGAGGGGCGGCGGCCGGGCCGTGCATTTCGAGAATCGCTATCTGTGCAGCGACGGTTCGTATCGCTGGCTCCTGTGGAATGCAGCGCCTCGCCTGATCGAGCGCGTCATCTACTCCGTCGCACGTGACATCACGGCGCGCAAGGAGCTCGAGATCGAGCGTGCGCGGCTGGTTGGCGAGCTGGAAGCATCACTTGCGGAAGTGAAGACGCTCCGGGACATCCTGCCGATCTGCCTGTACTGCAGGAAGATCCGCGACGACCGCGACTACTGGCTGACCGTCGAGCACTACATCGCCGAACATACGACGACGCGCTTCAGCCACGGTATCTGCCCGAGCTGCATGGAGACGGAGGTCGAACCGCAGCTCACGGAGTTCGAGGGCGGCTAG
- a CDS encoding DUF6174 domain-containing protein — MTRALIVALLAAISACSPTAPDEAVELSVGMARWESVRSAAYELVLERTTCECLPEWLIPVRVTVQGSQVTSVVNEQTGEPVVIEIYHAMSVDELFGVIEDAIARDADTLEVTYDRQLGYPTSISIDYDRNVADDELVITAHSLEPLD; from the coding sequence ATGACCAGAGCGCTCATCGTGGCCCTGCTCGCCGCCATTTCCGCATGTTCACCGACCGCGCCGGATGAAGCGGTCGAGCTGAGCGTCGGCATGGCGCGGTGGGAAAGCGTCAGATCCGCCGCGTACGAGCTCGTGCTGGAGAGGACGACCTGCGAGTGCCTGCCGGAGTGGTTGATCCCCGTCCGCGTGACGGTGCAGGGTAGCCAGGTCACGTCGGTCGTGAACGAACAGACCGGCGAGCCGGTCGTCATCGAGATCTACCACGCGATGAGTGTCGATGAGCTGTTCGGCGTGATCGAAGACGCCATAGCACGCGATGCCGACACACTCGAAGTGACCTACGATCGGCAGCTGGGCTACCCGACATCGATCTCAATCGACTATGATCGCAATGTCGCGGACGACGAGCTGGTGATCACCGCCCACAGCCTGGAGCCGCTCGATTGA